From the genome of Hymenobacter sp. PAMC 26628, one region includes:
- a CDS encoding response regulator transcription factor, giving the protein MRILLVEDEPSVAAFLHQGLSEQGYTVDLAADGLLGLTRAQATRYDCLILDQLLPGLGGLEVCRQVRAHDAGVPILILTALGETDDKIRGLDAGADDYLVKPFAFEELLARLRALVRRRTEAPAPAAPLHLADLTLDPAAKRVTRAGQAVQLTAREFALLEYLLRHQNRVVGRADLLEHVWDLSFDTGSNVVDVYINFLRKKIDKGFDTKLIHTLVGMGYMMKTED; this is encoded by the coding sequence ATGCGCATTCTATTAGTCGAAGACGAACCTTCCGTGGCCGCGTTTCTGCACCAGGGCCTCAGCGAGCAGGGCTACACCGTGGACCTGGCCGCCGATGGCCTGCTGGGGCTGACCCGGGCGCAGGCCACGCGCTACGACTGCCTCATCCTCGACCAGTTGCTGCCCGGGCTGGGCGGGCTGGAGGTGTGCCGCCAGGTGCGGGCCCACGACGCGGGCGTGCCCATCCTGATACTGACGGCGCTGGGCGAAACGGACGATAAAATCCGGGGCCTCGACGCCGGGGCCGACGACTACCTCGTGAAGCCCTTCGCCTTTGAGGAGCTGCTGGCGCGCCTGCGGGCCCTGGTGCGCCGCCGCACCGAGGCCCCCGCCCCCGCCGCGCCCCTGCACCTGGCCGACCTCACCCTCGACCCCGCCGCCAAGCGCGTAACGCGCGCCGGCCAGGCCGTGCAACTCACGGCCCGCGAGTTTGCCCTGCTCGAATACCTACTGCGCCACCAAAACCGGGTGGTGGGCCGCGCCGACTTGCTGGAGCACGTTTGGGACCTGAGCTTCGACACCGGCTCGAACGTGGTGGACGTGTACATCAATTTCCTGCGCAAAAAAATCGACAAAGGCTTCGACACCAAGC